A window of the Fusobacterium periodonticum ATCC 33693 genome harbors these coding sequences:
- the asnS gene encoding asparagine--tRNA ligase, whose protein sequence is MITVKDIFRHGEEHLNKEIELFGWVRKIRDQKKFGFIELNDGSFFKGVQIVFEEGLENFDEVSRLSIASTIKVKGTLVKSEGSGQDLEVKAKKIEIFQKADLEYPLQNKRHTFEYLRTKAHLRARTNTFSAVFRVRSVLAYAIHKFFQENNFVYVHTPIITGSDAEGAGEMFRITTLDLNKVPKKENGEVDFSKDFFGKSTNLTVSGQLNGETYCAAFRNIYTFGPTFRAEYSNTARHASEFWMIEPEIAFADLGANMELAEAMVKYIIKYVMDNCPEEMEFFNSFIEKGLFDKLNNVLNNDFGRVTYTEAIEILEKSGKKFEFPVKWGIDLQSEHERYLAEEYFKKPVFVTDYPKEIKAFYMKLNEDNKTVRAMDLLAPGIGEIIGGSQREDNYELLVKRMDELKLDKEAYEFYLDLRRFGSFPHSGYGLGFERMMMYLTGMQNIRDVIPFPRTPNNAEF, encoded by the coding sequence ATGATTACTGTAAAAGATATTTTTAGACATGGTGAAGAGCACCTAAACAAAGAAATAGAGCTTTTTGGTTGGGTAAGAAAAATTAGAGATCAAAAGAAATTTGGTTTTATTGAATTAAATGATGGTTCATTCTTTAAAGGAGTTCAAATAGTTTTTGAAGAAGGACTTGAAAATTTTGATGAGGTTTCAAGACTTTCAATAGCATCTACTATTAAAGTAAAAGGAACTCTTGTTAAATCAGAAGGTAGTGGACAAGATTTAGAAGTTAAAGCTAAGAAAATTGAAATATTCCAAAAGGCTGACTTAGAATATCCACTTCAAAATAAAAGACATACTTTTGAATATTTAAGAACTAAAGCTCATTTAAGAGCAAGAACAAATACTTTCTCAGCTGTATTCAGAGTTAGATCTGTACTTGCTTATGCAATACATAAATTTTTCCAAGAAAATAACTTTGTTTATGTTCATACTCCAATCATAACTGGTTCTGATGCTGAGGGTGCAGGAGAAATGTTTAGAATTACAACTCTTGATTTAAACAAAGTTCCTAAAAAAGAAAATGGTGAGGTTGATTTCTCTAAAGATTTCTTTGGTAAATCTACAAACTTAACAGTTAGTGGACAATTAAATGGAGAAACTTATTGTGCTGCTTTTAGAAATATCTATACTTTTGGACCAACATTTAGAGCAGAATATTCAAATACTGCAAGACATGCTTCTGAATTCTGGATGATAGAACCTGAAATAGCTTTTGCTGACTTAGGTGCTAATATGGAGCTTGCAGAAGCTATGGTTAAATATATTATTAAATATGTTATGGATAATTGTCCTGAGGAAATGGAATTCTTTAACTCATTTATTGAAAAAGGACTATTTGATAAATTAAACAATGTACTTAATAATGATTTTGGTAGAGTTACTTATACAGAAGCAATAGAAATTTTAGAAAAATCTGGAAAGAAATTTGAATTTCCTGTTAAATGGGGAATAGATTTACAAAGTGAACATGAAAGATATTTAGCAGAAGAATATTTTAAAAAGCCTGTGTTTGTAACTGATTATCCAAAAGAAATTAAGGCTTTCTATATGAAACTTAACGAAGATAACAAAACTGTTAGAGCTATGGACTTACTAGCACCAGGTATTGGAGAAATAATTGGTGGTTCTCAAAGAGAAGACAACTATGAATTACTTGTTAAGAGAATGGATGAATTAAAGCTTGATAAGGAAGCTTATGAATTCTATTTAGATTTAAGAAGATTTGGAAGTTTCCCTCACTCTGGATATGGTCTAGGATTTGAAAGAATGATGATGTATTTAACTGGTATGCAAAATATCAGAGACGTAATACCATTCCCAAGAACTCCAAATAATGCAGAATTTTAA
- the rnmV gene encoding ribonuclease M5: MKKKIKEVIVVEGKDDISAVKNAVDAEVFQVNGHAVRKNKSIEILKLAYENKGLIILTDPDYAGEEIRKYLCKHFPNAKNAHISRVSGTKDGDIGVENASPEDIITALEKARFSLDNSENIFNLDLMIDYNLIGKDNSADLRALLGAELGIGYSNGKQFMAKLNRYGISLEEFKKAYEKITK, translated from the coding sequence ATGAAAAAGAAAATAAAAGAAGTTATTGTTGTTGAAGGAAAAGATGATATTTCAGCAGTTAAAAATGCTGTTGATGCAGAAGTTTTTCAAGTTAATGGTCATGCTGTAAGAAAAAATAAAAGTATAGAAATATTAAAACTTGCCTATGAAAATAAGGGGCTTATAATTTTAACAGACCCTGACTATGCAGGTGAAGAAATAAGAAAATACTTATGTAAACACTTTCCTAATGCAAAAAATGCCCATATCTCTCGTGTAAGTGGCACAAAAGATGGAGATATTGGAGTTGAAAATGCCTCTCCTGAGGATATTATTACTGCACTTGAAAAGGCAAGATTTAGTTTAGATAATTCAGAGAACATTTTTAATTTAGATTTAATGATAGATTATAACTTGATTGGAAAAGACAATTCAGCTGATTTAAGAGCTTTACTTGGTGCAGAACTAGGTATTGGCTATTCAAATGGAAAACAATTCATGGCTAAACTAAATAGATATGGAATAAGTCTTGAAGAATTTAAAAAGGCTTATGAAAAAATCACTAAATAA
- a CDS encoding toxin-antitoxin system YwqK family antitoxin — translation MKKLLLALFVMCSVLSFSEKVIKTTDVEVKGDITYEAGQSVPYTGTVENYDENGKLYARGEFKNGILDGSSKLFFPNGKLASEATFKNGVQIGLQKDYYENGKVKMEITYKNGQRNGIAKAYDENGKIITEFNVVNGQVEGLVKTYYPSGKIRTEENYKNGKRNGIAKAYDENGKVVQQTTFKNDKEVK, via the coding sequence ATGAAAAAATTATTATTAGCTTTGTTTGTTATGTGCTCTGTACTTTCATTCTCAGAAAAAGTTATAAAAACAACTGATGTAGAAGTTAAAGGTGATATCACGTATGAAGCTGGACAAAGTGTTCCTTATACTGGAACTGTTGAAAATTATGATGAAAATGGAAAATTATATGCTAGAGGTGAATTTAAAAATGGTATTCTAGATGGTTCTTCTAAACTATTTTTTCCAAATGGTAAATTAGCTAGTGAAGCTACTTTCAAAAATGGAGTACAAATTGGACTTCAAAAAGACTACTATGAAAATGGGAAAGTAAAAATGGAAATTACTTATAAGAACGGACAAAGAAATGGGATTGCTAAAGCCTATGATGAAAATGGGAAAATAATTACTGAATTTAATGTAGTAAATGGACAAGTTGAAGGATTAGTAAAAACTTATTATCCAAGTGGTAAAATTCGTACAGAAGAAAACTATAAAAATGGTAAAAGAAATGGAATTGCCAAAGCCTATGATGAAAATGGGAAGGTAGTTCAACAAACTACTTTCAAAAATGATAAAGAAGTTAAATAA